A segment of the Methanofollis fontis genome:
CTGCATGCCGGCACAGATGCCGAGCACCGGGACAGTGCATTCCCGGATCCACCCGAACCGCTCGATATCTGCTGAAAATCCGTTGTCTGCCATGGCAGTGCCGCAGAGGATCACGCCCCGGACACTCGCAGGAATGGCGCCGTCAAACTGTGTATAATGGAGTGTATGCACCTTTATCCCGGCGTCCAGCAGCACGCGCCGGATCGGGTGGACGAACTCATAGGTGCTGAGCGAGTCCTCCTTCCAGCAGAGATCGACGAGCAGGATCATTTCGGCACCACCGCCGCCCTGACGACCCGGTAGGTGCCATGATGGTTTTTGTAGGTGCGCTCTGCCTCCAGGATCTCGATCCGTCTCGAGAAGAAGGGTGCATCGGTCACAAAGGTCTCGATCTCCCCTCCCTCGCCGGTGAGAGTGATCCGGTACTGTGCCGCCATACGGCGCAGTTGATCGAGGGCGGTCCGATCGAGCTCCCGTCCAAGCCACGATTCGTCGAAGGGAGCGGAATAGACGCCGATCACCCATACCCTGAAACCGGCATCGATCAGTTCCTGCATATATGCCTCCTGATCGATGTGCCAGAGCGGGTTGAAGCACCAGAGCCCGAGGTCATGGCAGATCCGCTGCACCCGTGTCGCCTGATACACCGATAGGATGGCGCCAGTGACGATCCCCTCGATGGCGTGCTCCTCAACGGCGATCTGGATCGCCCTTCGCAGGTCCTCCAGTTCCTCTTCCTTCTCTCCTGCCGTCTCCACCTCCACCAGCGGCAGTCCGGTGGCCGCGGCCTGGAGCGCCGCCAGACGGACGTTCGGGGTGTGGAACATATAACTCTCCGGGTTCTGTGAGACGATCGTGATTAGGCAGGTCACCTCCTCCTTCTGCATCGCCCGCCAGCATGCAAAGATGGAGTCCTTCCCTCCGGAACAG
Coding sequences within it:
- a CDS encoding diphthine--ammonia ligase, which gives rise to MKLGVLCSGGKDSIFACWRAMQKEEVTCLITIVSQNPESYMFHTPNVRLAALQAAATGLPLVEVETAGEKEEELEDLRRAIQIAVEEHAIEGIVTGAILSVYQATRVQRICHDLGLWCFNPLWHIDQEAYMQELIDAGFRVWVIGVYSAPFDESWLGRELDRTALDQLRRMAAQYRITLTGEGGEIETFVTDAPFFSRRIEILEAERTYKNHHGTYRVVRAAVVPK